A window of the Halichoerus grypus chromosome 2, mHalGry1.hap1.1, whole genome shotgun sequence genome harbors these coding sequences:
- the CEP131 gene encoding centrosomal protein of 131 kDa isoform X3, with protein MKGSRATSGPSGAPEGSSEGVDLSLTGLPPPVTWRPNSASAAKPIARSFSVVTGSEPRRKALEGPGGSRTINNLRRSNSTTQVHQPPASQAWTGPLRPAGRPHFLTLFEGSSAGRKRLAGLSKAPSEKGATWNVLDDQPRAFTLPPDSRSPSTVDMPVGPRKRECTVPLAPNFTANNRSNKGAVGNCVTSMVHNHYAPPDKAPPPKSSNHTAPSLNNILKAAAGGGESSSSAKPHKNLADSSHAAQNSAGGAPGPLRRKEVTEEEAESRFIHQVNQAAVTIQRWYREQVRRRRARAAFREHLLASKQEEQRQQLGEGLLGLHQQKEAARRKVREEKARQARRAAIQELQQKRAQKSGDPEPGLLKEAREPEKPRPAREPAPRPGGTTHAPQTHKANNAGAGFRTAGPEDPCQSASNSSPEPRKFPDDKPQDASSRDVASEDLEVVGPVRGRAESRATLDELLDTLKLLEEEPEPLPCPRAYHKDKYSWSDEEDDASSLTADNLEKFGKLSTCTGLPEDGTLLSEAKLQSIMSFLHEMEVEKLGQDRPASAPQGLVPQEGRLEPASMGSASVMRLKLEVEEKKQAVGLLQRALVQQRDLTVRRVKETEKELGRQLRQQRDHYEATIQRHLSFIDQLIEDKKALADRCEAALAELKLGNERCKDREAQVQEQHELEIKKLKELMSATEKVRREKWINEKTRKIKEITVRGLEPEIQKLIAKHKQEVKKLKSLHEAELLRADSRAAQRFGRQVEELREHLQREKEALGQQERERAQQRFEQHVEQEQRALQQQRRRLYGEVAEEKERLGQQAARQRAELEELRQQLEESSAAEGRALRAEFEKGREEQECRHQMEMKTLKDQLEAERQMWEASCTKKEEAWLLNRERELREEIRRDRDKEIELVIHRLEADMTRAREESERAAESRVQRIRDKYDTELSELEQSERKLQERCTELKGRLGEAEGESERLQGLVRQKEKELAHLTAVNEQLVSERGSLAEVLRREFADRLAASEEETRQLRAELAELRARQQLELEQLTREKQAELQEVHGRVKLALAKKEEAVRSLRKQHEAAVKRADHLEELLEQRRWPFPSAK; from the exons ATGAAGGGCTCCCGGGCCACCAGCGGTCCCTCCGGCGCCCCCGAGGGCAGCTCAGAAGGGGTGGACCTGAGCCTGACCGGCCTCCCTCCACCCGTGACCTGGCGCCCCAACAGTGCCTCCGCCGCCAAGCCCATCGCCCGCTCCTTCTCCGTGGTCACGGGCAGTGAGCCGAGGAGGAAGGCGCTG GAGGGGCCCGGAGGTTCCCGAACCATCAACAACCTTCGCAGATCTAACAGCACCACGCAGGTCCACCAGCCGCCAGCCAGCCAGGCCTGGACCGGCCCCCTCAG GCCGGCCGGGCGCCCCCACTTCCTGACCCTCTTCGAGGGCAGCTCCGCTGGGAGAAAGAGGCTGGCTGGTCTGAGCAAGGCTCCCAGCGAGAAGGGAGCCACGTGGAACGTCCTG GATGACCAGCCCAGGGCCTTCACCTTGCCACCCGACTCCCGGAGTCCTAGCACCGTCGACATGCCGGTGGGCCCACGGAAGAGAGAGTGCACCGTTCCCCTGGCCCCCAACTTCACTGCCAACAACAG GAGCAACAAGGGCGCTGTGGGCAACTGCGTCACCAGCATGGTGCACAACCACTACGCCCCCCCAGACAAGGCGCCGCCCCCCAAGAGCTCCAACCACACGGCTCCCTCTCTCAA CAACATCCTCAAGGCGGCCGCCGGTGGGGGGGAGAGCAGCAGCTCCGCGAAGCCGCACAAGAACTTGGCCGACAGCAGCCACGCGGCCCAGAACAGCGCCGGGGGCGCCCCGGGCCCGCTCAGACGGAAGGAGGTGACAGAGGAGGAGGCCGAGAG CAGGTTTATCCACCAGGTGAACCAGGCCGCCGTCACCATCCAGCGCTGGTACCGCGAGCAGGTGCGGCGGCGCCGAGCCCGAGCTGCCTTCCGAGAGCACCTGCTAGCATCCAAGCAAGAG GAGCAGCGGcagcagctgggagaggggctcctgggcctGCACCAGCAGAAGGAGGCGGCCAGGAGGAAGGTCCGGGAGGAGAAGGCACGCCAGGCTAGGCGAGCGGCCATTCAG GAGCTGCAGCAGAAGCGAGCCCAGAAGTCAGGTGACCCTGAGCCTGGGCTGCTGAAGGAGGCCCGGGAGCCAGAGAAGCCCCGGCCTGCCCGGGAGCCGGCCCCCAGACCGGGGGGCACCACTCACGCCCCGCAGACCCACAAGGCCAACAACGCCG GGGCTGGCTTCCGAACCGCAGGCCCAGAGGACCCCTGCCAGTCTGCCTCCAACTCATCCCCAGAGCCCCGGAAGTTTCCAGACGACAAGCCTCAG GATGCCAGCTCCCGGGATGTGGCCAGTGAGGATCTGGAGGTGGTGGGCCCTGTGAGGGGCAGGGCCGAGTCCAGGGCAACCCTGGATGAGCTGCTGGACACACTCAAGCTGCTGGAGGAGGAACCCGAGCCgctgccctgccccagggcctACCACAAGGACAAATACTCCTGGAGCGATGAG GAGGACGATGCCAGCTCGCTGACCGCCGACAACCTGGAGAAATTTGGGAAGCTCAGCACGTGCACCGGTCTCCCCGAAGACGGGACTCTGCTGTCCGAGGCCAAGCTGCAGAGTATCATGAGCTTCCTGCACGAGATGGAGGTGGAGAAGTTGGGGCAGGACCGGCCGGCCTCAGCGCCCCAG GGGCTGGTGccacaggaggggcgcctggagcCCGCGTCCATGGGGAGCGCATCTGTGATGCGGCTGAAGctggaggtggaggagaagaAGCAGGCCGTGGGGCTGCTGCAGAGAGCTCTG GTGCAGCAGCGGGACCTGACCGTGCGGCGGGTCAAGGAGACCGAGAAGGAGCTGGGCCGGCAGCTGCGCCAGCAGAGGGACCACTACGAGGCCACCATCCAGCGGCACCTGTCCTTCATCGACCAG CTGATTGAGGACAAGAAGGCCCTGGCCGACAGGTGTGAGGCTGCCCTGGCAGAGCTGAAGCTGGGGAACGAGAGGTGCAAGGATAGGGAGGCCCAGGTGCAGGAGCAGCACGAGCTG GAGATTAAGAAACTCAAAGAACTAATGAGCGCCACCGAGAAAGTCCGCAGGGAGAAGTGGATCAATGAGAAAACCCGAAAAATCAAGGAGATTACAGTCCGAG gcctGGAGCCTGAGATCCAGAAGCTGATCgccaagcacaagcaggaggtgaAGAAGCTCAAGAGCTTGCATGAGGCAGAGCTGCTGCGGGCGGACTCACGGGCGGCCCAGCGATTCGGGCGCCAGGTGGAGGAGCTTCGGGAGCACCTGCAGCGGGAGAAGGAGGCGCTGGGCCAGCAGGAGCGGGAGCGCGCCCAGCAGCG CTTTGAGCAGCACGTGGAGCAGGAGCAGCGGGCCCTtcagcagcagcggcggcggctcTACGGCGAGGTGGCCGAGGAGAAGGAGCGGCTGGGCCAGCAGGCGGCCAG GCAGCGGGCGGAGCTGGAGGAACTGCGGCAGCAGCTGGAGGAGAGCAGCGCGGCCGAGGGCCGGGCTCTCAGGGCCGAGTtcgagaaggggagagaggagcaggagTGCCGGCACCAG ATGGAGATGAAGACCCTGAAGGACCAGCTGGAGGCCGAACGACAGATGTGGGAGGCCAGCTGCACCAAGAAGGAG GAAGCATGGCTACTGAACCGGGAACGGGAGCTGAGGGAGGAGATCCGGAGAGACCGGGATAAGGAGATCGAGCTGGTTATCCACCGGCTGGAGGCTGACATGACGCGCGCCAGGGAGGAGAGCGAGAGGGCCGCGGAGAGCCG CGTCCAGCGCATCCGGGACAAGTACGACACGGAGCTCTCGGAGCTGGAGCAGTCTGAGCGGAAGCTGCAGGAGCGGTGCACCGAGCTGAAGGGGCGCCTTGGGGAGGCGGAGGGGGAGAGCGAGCGTCTGCAGGGCCTGGTGcggcagaaggaaaaggagctgGCCCACCTGACGGCG GTGAACGAGCAGCTGGTCAGTGAGAGGGGCAGCCTGGCGGAGGTGCTCCGCCGGGAGTTTGCGGACCGGCTGGCAGCCTCCGAGGAGGAGACCCGGCAGCTCAGGGCCGAGCTGGCCGAGCTGCGGGCCCGCcagcagctggagctggagcagctCACGCGGGAGAAGCAGGCCGAGCTGCAGGAGGTGCAcgggag GGTGAAGTTGGCCCTGGCGAAGAAGGAGGAGGCCGTGCGCAGCCTCCGGAAACAGCATGAG GCCGCGGTGAAGCGGGCCGACCACCTGGAAGAGCTGTTGGAGCAGCGCAGATGGCCATTCCCGAGCGCCAAGTGA
- the CEP131 gene encoding centrosomal protein of 131 kDa isoform X4, translating to MKGSRATSGPSGAPEGSSEGVDLSLTGLPPPVTWRPNSASAAKPIARSFSVVTGSEPRRKALEGPGGSRTINNLRRSNSTTQVHQPPASQAWTGPLRPAGRPHFLTLFEGSSAGRKRLAGLSKAPSEKGATWNVLDDQPRAFTLPPDSRSPSTVDMPVGPRKRECTVPLAPNFTANNRSNKGAVGNCVTSMVHNHYAPPDKAPPPKSSNHTAPSLNNILKAAAGGGESSSSAKPHKNLADSSHAAQNSAGGAPGPLRRKEVTEEEAERFIHQVNQAAVTIQRWYREQVRRRRARAAFREHLLASKQEEQRQQLGEGLLGLHQQKEAARRKVREEKARQARRAAIQELQQKRAQKSGDPEPGLLKEAREPEKPRPAREPAPRPGGTTHAPQTHKANNAGAGFRTAGPEDPCQSASNSSPEPRKFPDDKPQDASSRDVASEDLEVVGPVRGRAESRATLDELLDTLKLLEEEPEPLPCPRAYHKDKYSWSDEEDDASSLTADNLEKFGKLSTCTGLPEDGTLLSEAKLQSIMSFLHEMEVEKLGQDRPASAPQGLVPQEGRLEPASMGSASVMRLKLEVEEKKQAVGLLQRALVQQRDLTVRRVKETEKELGRQLRQQRDHYEATIQRHLSFIDQLIEDKKALADRCEAALAELKLGNERCKDREAQVQEQHELEIKKLKELMSATEKVRREKWINEKTRKIKEITVRGLEPEIQKLIAKHKQEVKKLKSLHEAELLRADSRAAQRFGRQVEELREHLQREKEALGQQERERAQQRFEQHVEQEQRALQQQRRRLYGEVAEEKERLGQQAARQRAELEELRQQLEESSAAEGRALRAEFEKGREEQECRHQMEMKTLKDQLEAERQMWEASCTKKEEAWLLNRERELREEIRRDRDKEIELVIHRLEADMTRAREESERAAESRVQRIRDKYDTELSELEQSERKLQERCTELKGRLGEAEGESERLQGLVRQKEKELAHLTAVNEQLVSERGSLAEVLRREFADRLAASEEETRQLRAELAELRARQQLELEQLTREKQAELQEVHGRVKLALAKKEEAVRSLRKQHEAAVKRADHLEELLEQRRWPFPSAK from the exons ATGAAGGGCTCCCGGGCCACCAGCGGTCCCTCCGGCGCCCCCGAGGGCAGCTCAGAAGGGGTGGACCTGAGCCTGACCGGCCTCCCTCCACCCGTGACCTGGCGCCCCAACAGTGCCTCCGCCGCCAAGCCCATCGCCCGCTCCTTCTCCGTGGTCACGGGCAGTGAGCCGAGGAGGAAGGCGCTG GAGGGGCCCGGAGGTTCCCGAACCATCAACAACCTTCGCAGATCTAACAGCACCACGCAGGTCCACCAGCCGCCAGCCAGCCAGGCCTGGACCGGCCCCCTCAG GCCGGCCGGGCGCCCCCACTTCCTGACCCTCTTCGAGGGCAGCTCCGCTGGGAGAAAGAGGCTGGCTGGTCTGAGCAAGGCTCCCAGCGAGAAGGGAGCCACGTGGAACGTCCTG GATGACCAGCCCAGGGCCTTCACCTTGCCACCCGACTCCCGGAGTCCTAGCACCGTCGACATGCCGGTGGGCCCACGGAAGAGAGAGTGCACCGTTCCCCTGGCCCCCAACTTCACTGCCAACAACAG GAGCAACAAGGGCGCTGTGGGCAACTGCGTCACCAGCATGGTGCACAACCACTACGCCCCCCCAGACAAGGCGCCGCCCCCCAAGAGCTCCAACCACACGGCTCCCTCTCTCAA CAACATCCTCAAGGCGGCCGCCGGTGGGGGGGAGAGCAGCAGCTCCGCGAAGCCGCACAAGAACTTGGCCGACAGCAGCCACGCGGCCCAGAACAGCGCCGGGGGCGCCCCGGGCCCGCTCAGACGGAAGGAGGTGACAGAGGAGGAGGCCGAGAG GTTTATCCACCAGGTGAACCAGGCCGCCGTCACCATCCAGCGCTGGTACCGCGAGCAGGTGCGGCGGCGCCGAGCCCGAGCTGCCTTCCGAGAGCACCTGCTAGCATCCAAGCAAGAG GAGCAGCGGcagcagctgggagaggggctcctgggcctGCACCAGCAGAAGGAGGCGGCCAGGAGGAAGGTCCGGGAGGAGAAGGCACGCCAGGCTAGGCGAGCGGCCATTCAG GAGCTGCAGCAGAAGCGAGCCCAGAAGTCAGGTGACCCTGAGCCTGGGCTGCTGAAGGAGGCCCGGGAGCCAGAGAAGCCCCGGCCTGCCCGGGAGCCGGCCCCCAGACCGGGGGGCACCACTCACGCCCCGCAGACCCACAAGGCCAACAACGCCG GGGCTGGCTTCCGAACCGCAGGCCCAGAGGACCCCTGCCAGTCTGCCTCCAACTCATCCCCAGAGCCCCGGAAGTTTCCAGACGACAAGCCTCAG GATGCCAGCTCCCGGGATGTGGCCAGTGAGGATCTGGAGGTGGTGGGCCCTGTGAGGGGCAGGGCCGAGTCCAGGGCAACCCTGGATGAGCTGCTGGACACACTCAAGCTGCTGGAGGAGGAACCCGAGCCgctgccctgccccagggcctACCACAAGGACAAATACTCCTGGAGCGATGAG GAGGACGATGCCAGCTCGCTGACCGCCGACAACCTGGAGAAATTTGGGAAGCTCAGCACGTGCACCGGTCTCCCCGAAGACGGGACTCTGCTGTCCGAGGCCAAGCTGCAGAGTATCATGAGCTTCCTGCACGAGATGGAGGTGGAGAAGTTGGGGCAGGACCGGCCGGCCTCAGCGCCCCAG GGGCTGGTGccacaggaggggcgcctggagcCCGCGTCCATGGGGAGCGCATCTGTGATGCGGCTGAAGctggaggtggaggagaagaAGCAGGCCGTGGGGCTGCTGCAGAGAGCTCTG GTGCAGCAGCGGGACCTGACCGTGCGGCGGGTCAAGGAGACCGAGAAGGAGCTGGGCCGGCAGCTGCGCCAGCAGAGGGACCACTACGAGGCCACCATCCAGCGGCACCTGTCCTTCATCGACCAG CTGATTGAGGACAAGAAGGCCCTGGCCGACAGGTGTGAGGCTGCCCTGGCAGAGCTGAAGCTGGGGAACGAGAGGTGCAAGGATAGGGAGGCCCAGGTGCAGGAGCAGCACGAGCTG GAGATTAAGAAACTCAAAGAACTAATGAGCGCCACCGAGAAAGTCCGCAGGGAGAAGTGGATCAATGAGAAAACCCGAAAAATCAAGGAGATTACAGTCCGAG gcctGGAGCCTGAGATCCAGAAGCTGATCgccaagcacaagcaggaggtgaAGAAGCTCAAGAGCTTGCATGAGGCAGAGCTGCTGCGGGCGGACTCACGGGCGGCCCAGCGATTCGGGCGCCAGGTGGAGGAGCTTCGGGAGCACCTGCAGCGGGAGAAGGAGGCGCTGGGCCAGCAGGAGCGGGAGCGCGCCCAGCAGCG CTTTGAGCAGCACGTGGAGCAGGAGCAGCGGGCCCTtcagcagcagcggcggcggctcTACGGCGAGGTGGCCGAGGAGAAGGAGCGGCTGGGCCAGCAGGCGGCCAG GCAGCGGGCGGAGCTGGAGGAACTGCGGCAGCAGCTGGAGGAGAGCAGCGCGGCCGAGGGCCGGGCTCTCAGGGCCGAGTtcgagaaggggagagaggagcaggagTGCCGGCACCAG ATGGAGATGAAGACCCTGAAGGACCAGCTGGAGGCCGAACGACAGATGTGGGAGGCCAGCTGCACCAAGAAGGAG GAAGCATGGCTACTGAACCGGGAACGGGAGCTGAGGGAGGAGATCCGGAGAGACCGGGATAAGGAGATCGAGCTGGTTATCCACCGGCTGGAGGCTGACATGACGCGCGCCAGGGAGGAGAGCGAGAGGGCCGCGGAGAGCCG CGTCCAGCGCATCCGGGACAAGTACGACACGGAGCTCTCGGAGCTGGAGCAGTCTGAGCGGAAGCTGCAGGAGCGGTGCACCGAGCTGAAGGGGCGCCTTGGGGAGGCGGAGGGGGAGAGCGAGCGTCTGCAGGGCCTGGTGcggcagaaggaaaaggagctgGCCCACCTGACGGCG GTGAACGAGCAGCTGGTCAGTGAGAGGGGCAGCCTGGCGGAGGTGCTCCGCCGGGAGTTTGCGGACCGGCTGGCAGCCTCCGAGGAGGAGACCCGGCAGCTCAGGGCCGAGCTGGCCGAGCTGCGGGCCCGCcagcagctggagctggagcagctCACGCGGGAGAAGCAGGCCGAGCTGCAGGAGGTGCAcgggag GGTGAAGTTGGCCCTGGCGAAGAAGGAGGAGGCCGTGCGCAGCCTCCGGAAACAGCATGAG GCCGCGGTGAAGCGGGCCGACCACCTGGAAGAGCTGTTGGAGCAGCGCAGATGGCCATTCCCGAGCGCCAAGTGA
- the CEP131 gene encoding centrosomal protein of 131 kDa isoform X6 — protein MKGSRATSGPSGAPEGSSEGVDLSLTGLPPPVTWRPNSASAAKPIARSFSVVTGSEPRRKALEGPGGSRTINNLRRSNSTTQVHQPPASQAWTGPLRPAGRPHFLTLFEGSSAGRKRLAGLSKAPSEKGATWNVLDDQPRAFTLPPDSRSPSTVDMPVGPRKRECTVPLAPNFTANNRSNKGAVGNCVTSMVHNHYAPPDKAPPPKSSNHTAPSLNNILKAAAGGGESSSSAKPHKNLADSSHAAQNSAGGAPGPLRRKEVTEEEAESRFIHQVNQAAVTIQRWYREQVRRRRARAAFREHLLASKQEEQRQQLGEGLLGLHQQKEAARRKVREEKARQARRAAIQELQQKRAQKSGDPEPGLLKEAREPEKPRPAREPAPRPGGTTHAPQTHKANNAGAGFRTAGPEDPCQSASNSSPEPRKFPDDKPQVSDASSRDVASEDLEVVGPVRGRAESRATLDELLDTLKLLEEEPEPLPCPRAYHKDKYSWSDEEDDASSLTADNLEKFGKLSTCTGLPEDGTLLSEAKLQSIMSFLHEMEVEKLGQDRPASAPQGLVPQEGRLEPASMGSASVMRLKLEVEEKKQAVGLLQRALVQQRDLTVRRVKETEKELGRQLRQQRDHYEATIQRHLSFIDQLIEDKKALADRCEAALAELKLGNERCKDREAQVQEQHELEIKKLKELMSATEKVRREKWINEKTRKIKEITVRGLEPEIQKLIAKHKQEVKKLKSLHEAELLRADSRAAQRFGRQVEELREHLQREKEALGQQERERAQQRQRAELEELRQQLEESSAAEGRALRAEFEKGREEQECRHQMEMKTLKDQLEAERQMWEASCTKKEEAWLLNRERELREEIRRDRDKEIELVIHRLEADMTRAREESERAAESRVQRIRDKYDTELSELEQSERKLQERCTELKGRLGEAEGESERLQGLVRQKEKELAHLTAVNEQLVSERGSLAEVLRREFADRLAASEEETRQLRAELAELRARQQLELEQLTREKQAELQEVHGRVKLALAKKEEAVRSLRKQHEAAVKRADHLEELLEQRRWPFPSAK, from the exons ATGAAGGGCTCCCGGGCCACCAGCGGTCCCTCCGGCGCCCCCGAGGGCAGCTCAGAAGGGGTGGACCTGAGCCTGACCGGCCTCCCTCCACCCGTGACCTGGCGCCCCAACAGTGCCTCCGCCGCCAAGCCCATCGCCCGCTCCTTCTCCGTGGTCACGGGCAGTGAGCCGAGGAGGAAGGCGCTG GAGGGGCCCGGAGGTTCCCGAACCATCAACAACCTTCGCAGATCTAACAGCACCACGCAGGTCCACCAGCCGCCAGCCAGCCAGGCCTGGACCGGCCCCCTCAG GCCGGCCGGGCGCCCCCACTTCCTGACCCTCTTCGAGGGCAGCTCCGCTGGGAGAAAGAGGCTGGCTGGTCTGAGCAAGGCTCCCAGCGAGAAGGGAGCCACGTGGAACGTCCTG GATGACCAGCCCAGGGCCTTCACCTTGCCACCCGACTCCCGGAGTCCTAGCACCGTCGACATGCCGGTGGGCCCACGGAAGAGAGAGTGCACCGTTCCCCTGGCCCCCAACTTCACTGCCAACAACAG GAGCAACAAGGGCGCTGTGGGCAACTGCGTCACCAGCATGGTGCACAACCACTACGCCCCCCCAGACAAGGCGCCGCCCCCCAAGAGCTCCAACCACACGGCTCCCTCTCTCAA CAACATCCTCAAGGCGGCCGCCGGTGGGGGGGAGAGCAGCAGCTCCGCGAAGCCGCACAAGAACTTGGCCGACAGCAGCCACGCGGCCCAGAACAGCGCCGGGGGCGCCCCGGGCCCGCTCAGACGGAAGGAGGTGACAGAGGAGGAGGCCGAGAG CAGGTTTATCCACCAGGTGAACCAGGCCGCCGTCACCATCCAGCGCTGGTACCGCGAGCAGGTGCGGCGGCGCCGAGCCCGAGCTGCCTTCCGAGAGCACCTGCTAGCATCCAAGCAAGAG GAGCAGCGGcagcagctgggagaggggctcctgggcctGCACCAGCAGAAGGAGGCGGCCAGGAGGAAGGTCCGGGAGGAGAAGGCACGCCAGGCTAGGCGAGCGGCCATTCAG GAGCTGCAGCAGAAGCGAGCCCAGAAGTCAGGTGACCCTGAGCCTGGGCTGCTGAAGGAGGCCCGGGAGCCAGAGAAGCCCCGGCCTGCCCGGGAGCCGGCCCCCAGACCGGGGGGCACCACTCACGCCCCGCAGACCCACAAGGCCAACAACGCCG GGGCTGGCTTCCGAACCGCAGGCCCAGAGGACCCCTGCCAGTCTGCCTCCAACTCATCCCCAGAGCCCCGGAAGTTTCCAGACGACAAGCCTCAGGTGTCC GATGCCAGCTCCCGGGATGTGGCCAGTGAGGATCTGGAGGTGGTGGGCCCTGTGAGGGGCAGGGCCGAGTCCAGGGCAACCCTGGATGAGCTGCTGGACACACTCAAGCTGCTGGAGGAGGAACCCGAGCCgctgccctgccccagggcctACCACAAGGACAAATACTCCTGGAGCGATGAG GAGGACGATGCCAGCTCGCTGACCGCCGACAACCTGGAGAAATTTGGGAAGCTCAGCACGTGCACCGGTCTCCCCGAAGACGGGACTCTGCTGTCCGAGGCCAAGCTGCAGAGTATCATGAGCTTCCTGCACGAGATGGAGGTGGAGAAGTTGGGGCAGGACCGGCCGGCCTCAGCGCCCCAG GGGCTGGTGccacaggaggggcgcctggagcCCGCGTCCATGGGGAGCGCATCTGTGATGCGGCTGAAGctggaggtggaggagaagaAGCAGGCCGTGGGGCTGCTGCAGAGAGCTCTG GTGCAGCAGCGGGACCTGACCGTGCGGCGGGTCAAGGAGACCGAGAAGGAGCTGGGCCGGCAGCTGCGCCAGCAGAGGGACCACTACGAGGCCACCATCCAGCGGCACCTGTCCTTCATCGACCAG CTGATTGAGGACAAGAAGGCCCTGGCCGACAGGTGTGAGGCTGCCCTGGCAGAGCTGAAGCTGGGGAACGAGAGGTGCAAGGATAGGGAGGCCCAGGTGCAGGAGCAGCACGAGCTG GAGATTAAGAAACTCAAAGAACTAATGAGCGCCACCGAGAAAGTCCGCAGGGAGAAGTGGATCAATGAGAAAACCCGAAAAATCAAGGAGATTACAGTCCGAG gcctGGAGCCTGAGATCCAGAAGCTGATCgccaagcacaagcaggaggtgaAGAAGCTCAAGAGCTTGCATGAGGCAGAGCTGCTGCGGGCGGACTCACGGGCGGCCCAGCGATTCGGGCGCCAGGTGGAGGAGCTTCGGGAGCACCTGCAGCGGGAGAAGGAGGCGCTGGGCCAGCAGGAGCGGGAGCGCGCCCAGCAGCG GCAGCGGGCGGAGCTGGAGGAACTGCGGCAGCAGCTGGAGGAGAGCAGCGCGGCCGAGGGCCGGGCTCTCAGGGCCGAGTtcgagaaggggagagaggagcaggagTGCCGGCACCAG ATGGAGATGAAGACCCTGAAGGACCAGCTGGAGGCCGAACGACAGATGTGGGAGGCCAGCTGCACCAAGAAGGAG GAAGCATGGCTACTGAACCGGGAACGGGAGCTGAGGGAGGAGATCCGGAGAGACCGGGATAAGGAGATCGAGCTGGTTATCCACCGGCTGGAGGCTGACATGACGCGCGCCAGGGAGGAGAGCGAGAGGGCCGCGGAGAGCCG CGTCCAGCGCATCCGGGACAAGTACGACACGGAGCTCTCGGAGCTGGAGCAGTCTGAGCGGAAGCTGCAGGAGCGGTGCACCGAGCTGAAGGGGCGCCTTGGGGAGGCGGAGGGGGAGAGCGAGCGTCTGCAGGGCCTGGTGcggcagaaggaaaaggagctgGCCCACCTGACGGCG GTGAACGAGCAGCTGGTCAGTGAGAGGGGCAGCCTGGCGGAGGTGCTCCGCCGGGAGTTTGCGGACCGGCTGGCAGCCTCCGAGGAGGAGACCCGGCAGCTCAGGGCCGAGCTGGCCGAGCTGCGGGCCCGCcagcagctggagctggagcagctCACGCGGGAGAAGCAGGCCGAGCTGCAGGAGGTGCAcgggag GGTGAAGTTGGCCCTGGCGAAGAAGGAGGAGGCCGTGCGCAGCCTCCGGAAACAGCATGAG GCCGCGGTGAAGCGGGCCGACCACCTGGAAGAGCTGTTGGAGCAGCGCAGATGGCCATTCCCGAGCGCCAAGTGA